In the Bradyrhizobium guangzhouense genome, one interval contains:
- a CDS encoding COG4315 family predicted lipoprotein, with amino-acid sequence MTTSSIRLALTLAATLAFASAAFAAPPTKTGKTDKGNVLTDAKGMSLYTFDKDTDGKSACNGPCATNWPALKAEASDTPGDGYTIVTRDDGSKQWAHKGKPLYTFAKDTKPGDITGDGFLNGAWHLAMP; translated from the coding sequence ATGACGACATCCTCGATCCGCCTCGCACTGACGCTCGCAGCAACGCTCGCGTTCGCCTCCGCGGCCTTCGCCGCACCGCCGACCAAGACCGGCAAGACCGACAAGGGCAACGTGCTCACCGACGCCAAGGGCATGTCGCTGTACACGTTCGACAAGGACACGGACGGCAAGTCGGCCTGCAATGGTCCGTGTGCGACAAATTGGCCGGCGCTGAAAGCCGAGGCCAGCGACACGCCCGGCGACGGCTACACCATCGTCACGCGTGACGACGGCTCCAAGCAGTGGGCGCACAAGGGCAAGCCGCTCTACACCTTCGCCAAGGACACCAAGCCCGGCGATATCACCGGCGACGGATTCCTGAATGGCGCATGGCATCTGGCGATGCCGTAA
- a CDS encoding PAS domain-containing protein → MKHPSSRAFFAYWDEKRGSARAPDRADIDPAAVRELLGDIFVLSCEPKAGFPFRVAGTRVCALAGLDLKDQDFAALFTEASRREIEEITTIVADETLGAIAGLTAQREDGSKAHLELLLLPFNARPHTPVSVTGVLAPFADECGALGPFTVTSWRYLHQPEKLLPRAIRKLQIARGLMVYEGLR, encoded by the coding sequence ATGAAACATCCATCGAGCCGCGCATTCTTCGCGTATTGGGACGAGAAGCGCGGCAGCGCGCGGGCCCCTGACCGGGCCGATATCGACCCGGCCGCGGTGCGCGAGCTGCTGGGCGACATTTTCGTCCTGTCCTGCGAGCCGAAAGCAGGCTTCCCGTTCCGCGTCGCCGGCACCCGCGTTTGCGCGCTCGCAGGCCTCGATCTCAAGGATCAGGACTTTGCCGCGCTGTTCACCGAGGCGAGCCGCCGCGAGATCGAGGAGATCACGACCATCGTCGCCGACGAGACCTTAGGTGCGATCGCCGGCCTCACCGCGCAGCGCGAGGACGGCAGCAAGGCGCATCTCGAGCTGCTGTTGCTGCCCTTCAACGCCCGCCCTCACACGCCGGTCAGCGTGACCGGCGTGCTCGCGCCGTTCGCCGACGAATGCGGCGCGCTCGGCCCGTTCACCGTCACCTCCTGGCGCTACTTGCACCAGCCCGAGAAACTGCTGCCGCGCGCGATCCGCAAACTGCAGATCGCACGTGGATTGATGGTGTATGAGGGGCTGCGGTAA